A window of Eubalaena glacialis isolate mEubGla1 chromosome 11, mEubGla1.1.hap2.+ XY, whole genome shotgun sequence genomic DNA:
AGAGGAATACAGCCAGTACCAACGTATGCTGAGCACACTGTCCCAATGTGAATTTTCAATGGGCAAAACTTTGCTGGTATATGATATGaatctcagagaaatgaaaaattatgaaaaaacttACAAAGAAATAGAACGTAGCATTGCTGGAGCACGTGAAAAAATTGCTGAGTGCAAAAAGCAAATTCTTCAAGCAAAACGAACACGAAAATATCACCAAGAATATGATGCATTGGCAAAAGTGATCCACCGTCATCCAGACAGGCGTGAGACATTAAAGAAACTAGAGGCTCTGGGAAAAGAATTAGAGCATCTTTCACATATTAAAGAAAGTGTTGAAGGTAAGCTGGAATTGAGAAGGAAACAGTTTTACGTTCTTCTTAGTATCCTCCATGAACTTAAGCAAACACTGGAAAATGATGAAAAGCTCTCAAAGGTAGAAGCAGCTCAAGAAACAAGCATGGAAACTGATCCTAAACCATAGACCAACTAACCACTCACCATTCCCAAGAATATTGAAGTAGCAACATGATCTTAGTGTGTTCAGAATTTGTTGTGCTCTTGAGACATTTAAAGTTTTGGCAGTGAACTactttgcttttaaatattaatgCACAGTTCATTCATATTTCTTCACACAAAGGAAGATGacttcattatatatttgtttttattgaaatgcCTTTTTTATACTTAAAAGGTAGGAAGCAACatccaaaaatgtttaataaaatgttttcaagcCAGATATGTTAGTGCTCGTTGGTATTCTAGGTAGTTTTTAACTGGTAACATTGATTTGCTCACAAAATAAGTGGaagacagtgagaaggtggcatttCTAGGATGTATATGAGAAAATGAGTCAATTTCTGGAAATCGTTACCACTTTTGAAAATGAAGTCCATGAATAGGCTCTCAGGAGGGCTGTGAACTTGTGAAATTACGTACAAAATGTTTGTGATGTATGCTTATTGTGGGAGAGGTTCCGTGATAGTAAGAATCACTGATATCAGAGGTAATTACAAGATGCAAAGTAAATCAATATGTTATTACTTTCTAGATCTCTGTCCTTAATACTTGAGCAATGTGGTTGTTAAATGTTTTGTTGAAATGTTTTCTCTCTATCGTTTTGTTCTGTAGGAGTCATTTTCAAGAGTCTTGCAAAAAGGATttcatgatcttttttaaaaattaaactaaatctGAATCACTTGTAATTGTCTTAAGTATTGAATTACATGTCTAATACTTGTTAGGTTCCATCCTTATCCATTTATTTTAGTTCAGAAACATGGCACTTTGCATGAACCATACCTTAATAATGttacatttttgtaattttaatacaaactcatatctttaaaaaaataaaaaataaaaaagataaataaaaagcaaggtGGAGGAAACTGTTTAATTTGCTAACTTTTATCTAAGAAAGGGTGTTGGAACAAAAACATCTGCTTACACTTAAAAACATACAAAGGAAGAATGAGCcgtaaaagatgtttttaaatagtttcctacagaggagggagggaatgggGTAAAGGAGATAAGGACAGAAACTAAATATCTTTGAAGATAACttattttgcacattt
This region includes:
- the LOC133100799 gene encoding THO complex subunit 7 homolog — its product is MGPVTDDEIIRKRLLIDGDGAGDDRRINLLVKSFIKWCNSGSQEEEYSQYQRMLSTLSQCEFSMGKTLLVYDMNLREMKNYEKTYKEIERSIAGAREKIAECKKQILQAKRTRKYHQEYDALAKVIHRHPDRRETLKKLEALGKELEHLSHIKESVEGKLELRRKQFYVLLSILHELKQTLENDEKLSKVEAAQETSMETDPKP